Genomic window (Ostrea edulis chromosome 9, xbOstEdul1.1, whole genome shotgun sequence):
TCGTTCTGTCTGGTACACCGCCTGAATGTATAGTTTAATGAATTTTCTAGAAAAACAGAAACTTCATTCTATCGTATATatcttctttaaaaatctttgataCGGAATAAAAGTTAGTATCACCTTCATTAATTGATGAGTCTGGACTTATTAAGATTCTGTTTCTGCTGTAATATAAGAAAAGACTATTGTTAATCTTAATGATAGGAAAAACCGACAAGTCAAAAGAAAAAGGAAGcatctttaaaagaatttaatgaATGGCgttttaaacaatatagaaatacTTGTGGATTCTTCGGAAAACATGATTAGCATCACAAGATAGTCttcatgatattttatatgCTATCAAAAAGTAtagaaatcattgatatttccgcaaacaaaaaataaacttcTTTTCAGAAACCACAAAATTAACGTATTTTATCAAATGATTCAGAAGTTCTCATCCAATGCCTCATgaagtatttatattttacctCTGTTTGCGGTAGATGACGATAACTATTATTATGAAAGTCAGACTTCCTGTCAGTAATGAAGCAATAATCACAGCCCTATTATAggaattttcttgttttgttgtttcTGTAATCCGATTGATATCCTTAGCATCTGAAATCCATGAGTTTTAAATCTGATTGACATAGGTACACGTATCTATATTAAATCTTGGTAGTTTTATGTGATCAATTAAAATCTGTCAAAGATGTAGAGGGCTCAAAGCGGGTTTGCCCAATCAACATGGGATGAAGATTCTTTCTAGGGGCATTATCTAACCTTGGTTTAAGATAAAAGTGGATTTGTAAAGCTTATTGGttagaattatgaaattttcaatgtgAATTTCAAACGTGTGCGAATCGAGAGTAATGGTACTGAAAAATACTCAGAACTGTTTTTCTTACCAATCTGAGTTGAATTCGGCTGACACCCAGAGACCTTGTCACACGAAGAACAATCACAGACTTCTGCATATAAACGTCCATAGAACCCATCAGGACAGTCCTCCTTACAATCTATGCCAAAGGTGCCTGGCCAACATTCTGTCAGAAGATATTACTTACATTATGTATATACTACCATGATTGGAAACAGTCCAAACAGTTCAGAATTCTcagataatattttgataattacctTCACATGCGTCAACACGTCTTTTGTAATTTCGACAACATTGTAGAGGGTCGCCTTTACTGTTTGGAGGAACATTTTTATAAAGCAATGAATATCttcaaaaacagaatgtatacAACCATAAAGGTAGTAACATATAATAGAATGTTAACATACTGTGAGCAGTCTCCAGGAATCTGTGTCTGAGCATCTGATATCACAAGTAAACCATTCAACAGCCACACCAAATTGTACGTACAACGCATTATTATACACAACATAAAAATTACATTACCAAAGCAAGTATCATAAGCTCtcctgaaaaatgaaatatttccgaatgttgatttattatttatttactttcacaAACAGGAAATGTGATTCAGACTGGTTCAGcctctttttttaatttaaagtgACACgtaaaatgttcattaatatttattgtgtatcatttgaagtgacatgtacaatgtttgatgaatattcattttgtataaatttccTCATCAAATACCTCGATGTATAGCTAGGAATTATCACACAAAAGTTTGGTATAATCCATAACCTTTATACCTTTTCATCACATATACTTCCACGGTGGGTATGACCAgtgaacaggggatgattactcctcccagacaccagatcccacctctggtatgtccaggagtccatgtttgcctttttttctattttttgaaagtaaaaatatttttttcaaattacatttATCATGCTATAATCAGGGTCTCCTCAGAACCCATCGTTTTATAGTTCTCACCAGGGGTGATAGGGTCCTCCTGGATTAGGCACATGTATTATccaaaactatataaaatattttataatttatgtttgtgtttgttttttatgttttctgccacactcaataatttttcagttatatggtggcgccctgtttttattgatggaagagagaacccagttacaatttacctgggaagagaccaccgaccttccaaaagtaacctgggaaactttctcactttcTCATTCGAaaccgcgccgacagaggtgagaggttgtgtgattttgagcacaatgctctaaccactcggccacggaggacCTAATAGTTTATGTAATGCTGCATGACTTATTAAGGAAAATAAGGCAGTCGTACATACATGTGCAGCCAACCGGAAGAATATTGTGATGGTATAGTGAGTAACAATTCTTTATATAAATAGTGTAACGCGTTACCGGGTTCTTGACAAGAGATGGggtcatatatttataattttcctTTTACTCTACTTGAGCGATTGATTGATCATTAACATAAATGTTTCTATTTCTCTCTCCGAGCGTTGATTGGTACCGAGTTACTTATCTCGGgtttctaatcatatacagaggGCAGTTCGCTGGCTGGGCTACTTGCACCGCGTTTCTGAGCTAAATTCCTATTTCTTAGTGATAGTACAGGGTGCCTAACCCTTATTCAGGATAATTGCACCCAGTACCCCACTGCAATTCCTTAAGCTATTTCCACTAATGCTCTTTTTTTTTACCCTAGCCtattacttatttttattttttgcctaCCTACTCTCTCCTCTACGCGCTTCTGGAGCTGTTCCCATCAGACTGATTGAGTTCCCTTCTGGAGCTGTTCCCATCAGACTGATTGATTTACCTTCTGGAGCTGTTCCcatcagattgattgatttccCTTATGGAGCTGTTCCCATCAGACTGATTGATTTCCCTTCTGGAGCTGTTCCCATCACACTGATTGATTTCCCTACTGCAGGCTCTTATATACTACTGGACCATGTCTATCCAAAAATGTGGGcttttgaaatttatgttttatcaaagttgaGTAAAACGTTTTCGctttttgctttaaaaacaaagttttggttttattttgtgctttgATATAGGGAATATTAGAAAATTCATACAtgaattcaaactttttaaagatatgttgTATCATCttataggcctttccgaaacgtgagttatctctctttatattcttacatttagtgtgaatatgacaacttctGGGTAGTAACACACTCATACTTCGCATACATTATAAGAGTTATATTAGTATGGGTGCTgttcaaaattgaaaacagttgaaatcatttgtacgagatagtaagaaaatgttaatggaaacaaaaacgaatttcttgatcgaATCGGGTGTgattgggggttggggggttgggttgggttaaaaattaaattggaaatcacgCAGACATTCATTTGCTTACTTACGACTggcataattattttgtatgaaatcagaacagaacttCTGATTCTCAAGAGATGATGGTATCTCACAAGGATCGACACGtgcaaagatcttgcataacccccccccccacttttaaaatagtaaaaaatcaattaaattaggaaatcaacgctctcattgttttatcagggctaaaatTATTCCTCAACTACCAATCGACTCTTCCAAAAATAAACCAGACTACAATGTTTGGGTAATtttctccaaagtacctggACGTGTTCATTCTGTGTGCAAATCATTTGTACACTGCTGCATAACCTGGAATTGttaatatcaaatgatatgttgtaaatgcagaaaaatagttaattaaattatttttttaaaattaattttgatcaatattgctcgattgatatagattatttttcatagatctGTGTGAtccggaggggggggggggctgccaCATTCTGAGATGTACTCTCTGGGGAAAGGTAAGTTTAAcccccaatagaatgcttttgacgtctctgtatcttccctcttttactcgttttagcccccttgaaatgtacttgattatgtataggcacgtatcgtgtcataacagaaattgcaatgacagatttagatcccccttttcgccacaaatttacataataatttgagtaaaactccaaataatttacccaaaatggctgaatttacaggtacacactctagccgactataaattcagggctttcaattataagttattttattttcaaaacattgcatgtgAAAAAGTCATtttaaagatggtttgtgacgacgaatttctttatggttatacttgtatttgaaactgtataaagtTTGTGGACAGACAGCTAGAAATCTCTCAGTGGCCTCTCACTTACAAGTACAGGTTGGGAtaaattttactcgccaatcgaagagatggacattttcaaaatccagAGGTGTCAGTCCGACATATTTATTGatgaatgtactacattgatattgaacaagtaacttctgatattctattataaatctgactgtattaaaacacaggtaaaGATTTtgaggaaatgtatgcaatatattatatacatgtattataatttcagtcataaaacacgtACAATCTTggaaaatagggggggggggtagttagaataatctaacagcgtctcgggacaggcccttcactttaacgatagaacattctatcagggggggggggagtcctCATCTACTTACAACATTGATTTTCTATTAtctttacatgcaaagttggttattttcacgtgcatgaagtaaacctatgcattgggatttttttttatcaatgttaaaatatttgttggcgtgattactgtaaaattatacagcaatatctttgcggccttctgcactgttgataatgactcttctcgaatatactacccgaaagtcttaaactactgttacgcaagcgcactacgtcccggatcaaggaaagataactcatgttttcggattggcctatacTCACACAGAAGTGTTAACTAACTAAATAATGTCAATACTTTGCAGAAACtctctatatatttttaatgatatgtttaCTTGTAAGAACGCGTGGAATCCACATtgcttttttaaaatgctttCAGTTTAGACTCTAGATCAACTTACCTATAACACCATCTTTATATCTCCTTTCAATGTGTTccttttaattctatgttttATTCCAAAAAAGTTAAATGACAGGCATTCATGTCTTTTATAAACTTAGTATTTGGTAATTCTAAGATGCTTGCAACATAAACAAGTTTTATAATAAAGATAAAGCTCTTCTTTTCCATGattcaaataacatttcaatttcGCGATATATTTTCATCCAGTTTTTACTGTAACATTCATTTCGTCTTGTCCTATATAAATGCCTAAAGACTTTACGGCTTTCTAAGTTACTTTAATTCCTTCTACTGTTTCAAACTGGTTTTTAAGGTTTCCAAGTAAAATGTATTCTGATTTGGtgaagtttatttttaaacctGCTTATTCACAGAAACTGTTAAGAGTTTTAATCGCTTGTTTCAGGGACTCGGTATCACTTAATGCTATTGTCATGTCGTCCGCatgttggattttttaaaatttcattctcTAGGTTTTTAGATGTAAAGCCGCGGATTGAGTTGTtcgttttaattttatttgacaGAATTTCGACAAGAATGGGGTATAGAATAGCTGAAATCGGACAGCCTTGTCTGATTTCCCTGTTTGCCTTTATTGTAATGTCGTATTCTTAATGGGATTGAtaagattgatcagtgttcgttaccGTCACTAAAAGCAGGCGCGTAGCTACGATTACGTCAAAACGCCCGGGCGTACACATAAAAAACCCTATTAAATGCTACAAACATAGGTGAAAAATAAGTGTCTGCAGTATCTGCGGTACATTAGTCTCCCTATTGGTAGTGATATCTTGTTAGTGTTACACCTTTCCGGGTCTAAGCCGTTGTCGTTACGGCATGTTTTCTCTATTAGACACTTCACCTTACAATAGGTGTACCCATTAATTAACTCAGGTTACGCCACTGCTAAAAGTACAGGAATGTTGTGGTAGGGCTGAAATTTTAGACAAGACAAGTCTTTAACGCATGTCATTTTTGATGCACTGTTAAAAAATAATGACTATTTCTGTTCGTTCAGTGTGTTACAGGTTGACCGGAATTAAGAATTAAAACAAGATCTTAACCGTtttcactttcactttaaaTTGTAGATATATTGTCCATAATCACTATTCACTACTGAGTTAGGTATTCTTTACTAGCAATACAAGCTCACATTTACTCCAAGAAAAAGGGACGGAAGAGTACACCATTATGAATTTATGACTAAATTATTTAAAACTGTTCGATTCCTTGAGTTATTTTGGCTGGACTCCGTACATGCAGTACATGTGTTTCAACCATAATACGATTGTAATCAAAATCTATAACAATATATGATAATTTTGCGTTAAAAGTAACAAATGTATGGCACAGGTCTGGTGACAATTGCTTGTTGATTTTTTGAACAAACATCTGGCCCATAATTACAAATAAAGATAAGGTCTCATTTAAAAGTCAGTATTCATTTAAAAGCATCTAAcacatattacatatacatgtatctagagtTGTTCACAAGCAAGCGATATTACAAGTTAATCTTGACCTGTTCACTAGTAATCAGGATAAGAAGTTTAATCTGAGCTGTTCGTTAGCAAGAGGGAAACGTTTAGTCTAGAGCTATCGACAGGCAAGAATGACAATAACATTAAGATAGAGATGTTCACTCATAAATGAAACGAGAACTTtagatatatccaggggtccgtgttagcctAACTCTCTatattatattgcttataggagtaatgagattgatcactgttcgttatcttcgcatttCATAAAACCAATAAGCGAGACAACTGTAGTATATAAAGGAAAGAGTAGAAATTTTTTGGCTTGATCGGGAATccaacccgggacccctgcattactagttaggtgctctaaccactgagctacccagtccgaaatccacggtccgtatagccctattTACTACACAACCAATGTCATCTAGAATAACGTTAATCGACAGCCGTTTACTAGTGGGGAAAGAAGTTTTAATGATAACTGTTCACTTGCAACCTCGGTAATCCAACGCAACAGTTCTTTGTCATCCCAAATATGTTAGATGGTTATTCATTGGATACTATGAGAGTATATAGTTACCATGAGCTAGATCGTGACAGGTGGAGGTTCAACCACAAGTTATGAGATTCCAATTAATTAGTGGAGTGGATATTTGAAgcgtttatcaaaattcatgatGTCATGTCGAGTGTTTGAATGATTTGAAGAATCATATCATCTGctttatgtaatttatgtacGTTAACCTACAAGCATAATATGACAAAGTTCATCATTTCTGTAACTGTGAACTTTATTTCCAGACTTATTTTTGTATTGTTGTGCTATGAATAAAAACTGGAAAGGATAAACAATTTTCAGGAAACGTAAGAATGTCAAGCAGtgcaatttaaaaatatacactAATAGCACAAGCGTGATGTGAAAATATATCTGCACATCTGTTTCCTGTTAGTTtacaaatgaaagaaatatgctttttaaatgtttgtttctttgtattttttccCTAGAATTGGGATGCCATCAGCTGCAaatgaagtatcacaaatttagacctaggCATGGTGCCCAGAAAGCTAGCATtggttgattttattttgtcaacGCCAAGCGAAACATGATACCCCGGTTTGTAAAGTATGATTTAAAAGACccatgactctcacttctaaagtCACCTTTGGTGAATACAAGAGATTAATCACTGACTTTCTTCACGATGCGAACGATTTGACCACTGATCCAAAACGATCGGTAAAAGTAAAACTGAACTGATACAACACCGTCCTTTTGAACTGTGGAAGCCGCTATCTTGACATCATCATTGCACCCCGGCACCTTAGGACTGGCAATTAAATAGGAATTTTGCTTTGCAAGTTTGTGCTTTGCTTCATCTTTGATTCGCAGTGACGTGTCGGGGAATAAAATATTATTAGTGttattgtgaaataaaagaaaaacaatatgtttGCGATGTAGATAAATAGGAAATATACAgagaaatgtaaaactttgtagTATATTCACAAACTCATAACCCATAAATCCAGTCCGCCAGGTGTCCTTAGCTGCATACATACGAAAGCAGCGCTTAATGCAATGATCCAATATAAatcaaactattttaaaatgtgaaattttgtCATTGCTAATTCAAAATTCTAACTAGGAATCTTTCaatatcttattttttttatgtctgcAATCTCCGTGGAAGGAAAAAAGACGGTATCTCAGTATTTCTTTCTAGAATGTTCGTCAATATCTCGATATCTCAGTATTTTCTGTATGATGTTCATCAGCACCTCAGTATTAGTCCGGAGGAGGTTCATCTGTTTTTTAgtatttttctgtttgtatggGGTTCTTTGCATATGAATGCAACTTTAAACTACACCAAATCATTGAATTCGATATCTTCAGGGTACTGTTTAAAGTTACGCAGTTTTCTTGACAATTCTTTTAAGTGCATTCCTTCTATCTTCATCTTTACTGATGAAATTCCATTTTTCTTCGTCATACCAGTTTTAAAATTTCCTGTTTCTCGGATGTCATGGGTTTCAAATATATCTGCTGTTTGTGAATTTTTGTTTAGAGTTTCGCTGCACTGCTTTACGGATGATAAAGATCCATTCTCGTTGTTTTTCGACGAACACCCCGAGTCTGTATTATTGCAACAACTGTTTGAACTGTGTGGAGAGTAGAGGTCTTCATCAATTTCCCGACTATTCTCGAATGCCATATCTATTTTGTGGTAATGATCGACTTCCATGTTCATATGACTGTACACACTTTCTGAAGACGACAGCTTAACATGACTAGTCTCTTTTGAATTTAAGGAATTATCGGTAACATCATTTTGCTGACAACACATTTGAGGTTCTAACGGTTCAAACTTCCCGCCGTGAAATGTTGATTCTGGATCACCATTATCAGCTGCGTTACTGGAAGATGGACTGAGTTGAGGAAATCTATTCAATGGTATCGTACTGACTTGTAATCCGCCTGTGTGTATAGTTTAGCAAATTTCTagaaaaatttaaactttttcaattatattcatttactttaaacatctttgatatgaaatatgtgTTAGAATAACCTTTTTGAATCAATGAATCTGGAGTCATTAAGGTTCTGTTTCTGCTGTAATACAAGAAAGGTATATTCTTActaaaatcattggaaataaacCGACAAGTGGAACGGAAGAAGAAACATCAAGTTACCTCATTACACTCTGAAAACGTTTATCAAATCAGCAAGAAATGCCGTAGTCTTGAAAAATTTGATGATAGGCAATAAGTACATAtatcaaaatggtaaaaaaaaaaaagcaatttgGAGAAAAAAGCCACGagtttcaaaaaattattttaacaaaaacaaagagGCTGGTGgatttgattaattgattgattgattgattgtatcttgctgaACGtttcgctcgagaatttttcactcatatggagacgtcaccaagaccggtgaagggcttcaaatttaggactATTCCTGACGCTTATAGCCATTGAGGAGTtagagttctttagcgtgcaacacctactgtgacacagtacatccgtttttaaggtcatctccgaggacccgtgacattcacacctgatgccgagcgtttgccgatggaactgtcaccacctattttaacgacttaggtctgtcgcggccgggattcgaatcccggccttcagtatgcgggacgaacgctctaacctctcggccaccgcggcggtttggCGGATGTGAACTCGGGATCTGCGTGCCAGTACCTCGATACTTATCTACTggggcggatttgaactcgggaTCTGCATGCCAGTACCCCGATACTTATCTACTGAGCTACGTAGATATACAGTCAAAACGATACAAACCATTTCACATGACATTTGAATCGCCATATCATGTATTCAAAAATTCtagaaacatttatatttccACAAACACGGGAgaaatttcttttatagaaaCCATAAAGTTATCAAATCATCAAATGATTCTGAAGACTTCCCAAGCTCTCATCCAATGCCAAGTGAAATTTTCCCATTTTACCTCTTTTTGCAGTAGATGATGATAACTATTATGAAAGTAAGACTTCCTGCCAATGATGAACCAATGATAACGCTCTCATTATTGGAATTctctgaaataaaattgttatcctTATCTGGAAATATAAGAATAAGAGATAAATGAATTTCTGATGAAAATTATCTGACATCGGTAACTCTATTTTTAAGCGAAACTGGTATATGCCTCTGCTGGGAATCAAACCCTGGATGAATGCACAAGATCGAGCTAAAGGGTCAACGCACTAGTCAGAGGTAAAGGGAAGGCCATGTAACTGATCCTATCacatatttaatttataaactttatgtGACCAATTTTAATTCTGGTTAAAGATGGAGagggcttacggtgggtgtgaccaatcgtcaggggatgcttactcttcctaggtacaTTCTCCCATATCTGGTGATTTAGTGTTCGCGTTTCCCCAAATTTCAACATCGTATTCCCtataggattgatcactgtttgttatctttgcATTTTCCCCCGATATCACTTCACACGTATATGACATTCTACTATAACATTAATGTTTagatttttcttttctgtaGTCAATATAAAAGGATGGGAGAAGAAATAATGTTGCATACGCTCACTTTTTATCTTTCAATAGATGGATTCAACATGAAAATTTATCACgtgtttactcctttatccagtggatatcacctattacataatttttaattattacactatGTTTTCCTACGCCATTTGTCACGTCACAAACAAACGTCAATTTTacgtagtttgtttacaaaatgtctTGAAACAAAATTCCCGACAAAACAGCAACGTAAATGAATATTCGGGGAAGGAGAgttaacatgtgataaaaattaTCCTCCATGGTTTGTGGTCTAATATGATCTATATCCAACTCgttgtgttttctatcccctcaTCAAGGCTCAGCGATAGAAAACGCACAActcgttgaatataaatcacATCACACTATCAACAAAGGGAGATCCTGGatgtatcaaaatgaaataaatcagcaCCAAACAAACAATTTCGTGGTTTAAGATAAAAGTGGATTTGTAAGAGCTATTGGTTAGGAATATGAAATTATCAATGAGAGACTAGAAAGTTTGCGATTTCAGAGAAATAAGACTTAAAATTGCacacaaatatttttcttaccaGTCTGATTTGAAAAATTACACCCAGAGACCTTGTCACACGAAGGACAATCACAGACTTCTGCACACAAACGTCCATAGAACCCGTCAGGACAGTTCTCCTTACAAGCTATGCCAAATGTGCCTGGCCAACATTCTGTTAGAAGACATTACTTATATAATACATCCATTACCATAATAAAACGAGTTCAgtgatatatcaaatattttgataattacctTCACATGAATCATCACGTCTTTTGTAATTACGACAACATTGTAGAGGTTTACCATTTCTGTTCGGAGGAAAAGTTTTCATAAAGCAATGAATGGAAAATTCCAAAACAGaatgtttaaatatataaaatatcataaagggagtattatacaataaaatgtttacatacttTGAGCAGACTCCAGGAATCTCTGTCTGGGCATGTGATATCACAAATAAACCATTCAACAGCAACACCAAATTAAACGTAGAACGCATTATTATGCACAATATAAAAGATCACATTACTAAGGCAGTATCATAGGTTTTATGCACAACAAAATGTTTCCGAACGTTATACCAGTACTCATTTACCTTCACAAACAAGGAATTGGATTTGGAAAAGTGCTTAGATGAAATTGCTGGTTGAACTTCCCTCTCAATTGAAGTGACCCATCATCAGATACTACAGAATATACAACATAAGTATCGTACGAAAGTGTGCTACAATTGACACCATTGATACTGATCAAGATTTAGAGCTTTCGGCAggtatgaccggtcaataggggatactgactcctcctaggcgcctaaTCCCACCACCGGTGAGTCCAGGGTTTAGTGTTTGCCCTGCCCTCAATGTTGTACTctcttgaattgaattataggaatgattattatttgtttCCTCCACCTGTTTCGTATGAAAGGTTTAAATGTCCGTGTTTTCAATGGGACATAAACAACAAACGCACCAACATTCAACAATCATCTCTCAATTAGAAAACTATGCTGTTACCATAAAACACTCACTTTTTAACATAGAATGGAAATCTTTACagtacaatataattttttattgaatttggaAATATTGAAACCTTGCATTCAAACACATATCTATCCATATCAAATTgttataatgaaataagttATAAATTACCTGTCATCAGCTCGAATTCTCTCTGACGtaattcataccaattgttgagTTGTTCTATATATACTAACCTTCAGTACGGATTTTTTTCGTTACCtcaatcaaaatatagggcttacggcgggtgtggctGTTCTACAGGGAATACCTACCAGACAACACAAATGCAATGCACCTAACTGCGATTCATTTAAACGTTTTGTTCCTCATCCAATAGTTCATTTTAATTAATAGAGCATTTGTCG
Coding sequences:
- the LOC125660448 gene encoding protein draper-like, whose protein sequence is MRSTFNLVLLLNGLFVISHAQTEIPGVCSKNGKPLQCCRNYKRRDDSCEECWPGTFGIACKENCPDGFYGRLCAEVCDCPSCDKVSGCNFSNQTENSNNESVIIGSSLAGSLTFIIVIIIYCKKR